The Streptococcus oralis region CTGGTTTAATTCGAACCTTGTGCTTTATTGCAGGAATCTCCCTCATTTTCTTTATTTTAGGATTTGGAGCTGGATTCCTAGGGCACATGCTCTATGCAGACTGGTTTCGTTATGCTATGGGAATAGTCATTATTCTTTTAGGGCTTCACCAGATGGAAATCTTACATTTCAATAAACTGGAGGTTCAAAAGACAGTCACCTTCAAACAATCCAAGTCTAATCACTATCTGTCAGCCTTTTTACTTGGGATAACCTTTAGTTTTGGTTGGACCCCTTGTATCGGACCAGTCTTAAGTTCAGTCTTGGCCCTAGCAGCTTCAGGTGGCAATGGTGCTTGGCAAGGTGCCGTGTTAACATTAGTATACACATTGGGAATGGCCCTTCCTTTCATTGTTTTGGCCTTGGCTTCGGGCTGGATTATGCCCTATTTTAGTAAATTAAAACCTCATATGATCCTACTAAAGAAAATCGGGGGAGCTTTGATTATTTTGATGGGATTATTATTAATGCTAGGGCAATTAAATGCCTTGTCAGGAATTCTTGGATAATTGGATAAAAGGAGAAAAAATGAAAAAAATTATTTTTGCTGGATTGAGCCTCATGTCTCTATTCTTGTTGATTGCCTGTGGTGAAAAAGAAACCAAACAGACAAGCAGTCCCAAACAACCTGCTGTACAACAAATCGCAGTCGGTAAAGATGCACCAGACTTTACCTTGC contains the following coding sequences:
- the ccdA2 gene encoding thiol-disulfide oxidoreductase-associated membrane protein CcdA2; amino-acid sequence: MESIIFLVSVFLAGILSFFSPCIFPLLPVYAGILLDDQGNSKSFRFFGRDIAWSGLIRTLCFIAGISLIFFILGFGAGFLGHMLYADWFRYAMGIVIILLGLHQMEILHFNKLEVQKTVTFKQSKSNHYLSAFLLGITFSFGWTPCIGPVLSSVLALAASGGNGAWQGAVLTLVYTLGMALPFIVLALASGWIMPYFSKLKPHMILLKKIGGALIILMGLLLMLGQLNALSGILG